Within the Candidatus Latescibacterota bacterium genome, the region CTTTATCATATTCAGCGTGGGGATCATAGTGGTCTCTCCCCGCCAATATCTCACCAGAACGGCTTCGAGGCATGCAAGCGTCAGTTTATCGACTCTAAGCGCCCGGGACAGATGGTTCTTCTTCATCTGCTCTATATAGCATCTTCGCCCGATTATGATCCCGGCCTGCGGCCCACCCAGCACCTTGTCTCCACTGAAAGTCATTATATCCACACCGGTGGACAACAGAGAGCCGATATCTGCCTCTCCACTTATACCCTCTTTTTCGAGTGGGAAGAGGATACCGCTTCCCTGATCATACATCACCGGGACGTCTTTCGCCCTTCCTAATTCGACCAGTTTTCCGAGAGAAACATCATCGGTATATCCGACGATCCTGTAATTACTTGTATGGACTTTCAGAATCAGGCTGGCTCCACCCTCAACGGCCGTTTCGTAGTCCTTCAGGTTTGTCCTGTTGGTGGTGCCTATCTCAATGACGCTCGAAGCGGCCCTTCCAAGAATCTCCGGAAGCCTGAAACTACCGCCGATCTCGACCAGCTCACCTCTCGAAACAGCCACAGCACCTTCGCCTGCGAATGTATTTACGGCGAGCAGGAGGGCAGCGGCCGTGTTGTTGACGACCAGAGCACTTTCAGCCCCGGTAATCAATTCGAGCAGTTCAACGGCCCTTCTCTCCCTGTGGGTCCTCTCGCCGGATTCGAGGTCCACCTCAAGATCGATATACCCCGAAGCTGCTCGAAGCAATGATT harbors:
- the selA gene encoding L-seryl-tRNA(Sec) selenium transferase, with product MEDERVSGTINVNSRNGITRITRDTIEGYRNLVLSGEDVGDEEGLLSRIRDEVARKVELIGRTGQRKVINATGVVLHTNLGRAPLGDCITESLLRAASGYIDLEVDLESGERTHRERRAVELLELITGAESALVVNNTAAALLLAVNTFAGEGAVAVSRGELVEIGGSFRLPEILGRAASSVIEIGTTNRTNLKDYETAVEGGASLILKVHTSNYRIVGYTDDVSLGKLVELGRAKDVPVMYDQGSGILFPLEKEGISGEADIGSLLSTGVDIMTFSGDKVLGGPQAGIIIGRRCYIEQMKKNHLSRALRVDKLTLACLEAVLVRYWRGETTMIPTLNMIK